The Haematobia irritans isolate KBUSLIRL chromosome 1, ASM5000362v1, whole genome shotgun sequence DNA segment tatttctctagaaaattttgtcaaaattttatttttatactaaacgttgtcaaaactgtattcctTTACTAAATTtcgtcaattttgttttttgtatagaaaattttgtcaaaattttatttctatagataattttgttaaaattttatttctatagaaaattttgtcaacattttatttctatagaaaattttgtcaaaattttatttctgtggaaagttttgtcaaaattttatttctctagaaaatgttgtcaaaattttatttctatagcaaattttgtcaaaattctatttctatagaaaattttgtcaaaattctatttctatagaaaaatttgtcaaaattttatttctattgaaaaatttgtcaaaattttagaaaattttgtcaaaatttaatttcaatcgaaaatgttgtcaaaattttatttctatagaaaatttttgtaagtaCCTCCTTGTTTGAGAGAAATGtattgcaaaatataccaaaccatcaacaattctaccaatctacgaaacagtaaaaaatctaccatttttggtaaaattctgtaGCAACCATGATTCACATTCTGCCTTATAAtaaaagatttcaaatttcaaaaaagtgGATTTTGAGATGTCGACccatattttcaaattaaaattatccgAAATGTGCTGACATATTCGACGGCTGCTTCGACTAACTGATTgttagattggttgtacaactaatcccaTTACCATTTGGATAGCttctatttcaatttttatgaaTAATAGTCCGCCGGCGAATaggcaaatttatatcggcgtaGCCGTCAAGTCGCAGCCGGAGGCAAACATTTAGTATCAGTCGCTGACGACAAAAGtatgtcggcttcattctctggtagaGTCTGGCAGAGTTGACATGTATAATAAGTTGTACGATTAATCATGTAATATGAACAATCAAATCAGATGAAGTATGTTCTCCACCATTCGATGAGGGTATAAAGCAAGAATGTTATCTGAAAAAATTCCCATAGCTATATCTACTAACCCCATTTGGATCCAACTATCACCGGGCAAGCGGCATGCAAAGTTTTCCAATCTCCTTTAAGTTCATTATTCAAATTATACCATACTACAGCTGAACCTTTCTGAGGAAACAGAGCTGTCTGTATATTGGGGAAAACTGTGGCCCCACCTTGCTCCACATCAGTCATCTAAAAGTGAAAATTGGAAATTAATGGCTTCGAAATATCGCCAAGTAATTAAATCTTACATAAAATAATACAGTTGAGATTCGATCACCTTGAAGACGTACGACTTCAGCagtctgaaattaaaaaaaaaaatatttagcagATAATATTATAATAGAGTTTTTTGAAgcatttcttaaaaacaaaactCACTCACATCTGAAACATTAAAGAAATCATAATGCGTATCGTAATGACCACCTAGGCCATAGTTCATAACCTGTATCATCTCAGAACCTTGTATATCGAAACCCGTCATATCTTTTATACGTTGATTTATCCGCAGTGTTGTGTTTGAGGTATTATCCTGAAACCATGAAAATTTCGATGTCCTTCGTTCTACAACTTGAGACCTGGCTTCACTTTGACTATAAACAGTGGCTCGTTTCAAATTGGGTTTTGCCATAGTTTGCAGTTCTTTAATTTCATTGTCGGACATAACATCATGATAGATTACCATATATGGATCCAAATGgataatttccatttttaagGGAGCCAAACGTAAAAACGCCGAAGTTGTCGTGTTGTAAACACAGTGCATCCTTGAAGGTTTGTTGGCAAACGCACCGCGACATCCCAGCTCATAGGTAGTAGGAATGGTTTTTGAATACTGAAtgggaaattaaataaataaaattaaatgcatAGTAGAAGCAGGTTAACAATGGCTTGGCACACCAAACAATTTTGATTCACAATCACATGGTAAAATTGATATGaagctattttaaattaaacaagtatatatggccgtaagttcggccaggccgaatcctttgtaccctccaccatggattgcgcagaaacttctactaaagacggtcatccacaattgaattacttgttttgcggccgatggcaagtcatcttaaaacttcttaacatcatcttctaaattgtaagttagtccatgcgggatatattagacaaaaataaggactataaaatacgtatatattcagttcttgaccggtgtaTATAGGAAAGAAATAACTACGAACCGATATAAACTTTTTTGCGGTAATAAtggaaccagaattgaaatatggtggtcgtTTCATATGGcggctacatacaattatgaacacgagtctaccaaaaatggcagatttttttttgttttgtaagattttgcaaaatattcctctccaactatgaggtgcttcataaattttctacagaaataacattttgacaaaattttctacagaaataaaattctgacaaaatgatctatagaaataaaattttgacaaaatttactatagcaataaatttttgacaaaattttcaatagaaattatattttgacaaaatttcgtaaaggaataaaatgttgacaaaattttctacagaaataacattttgacaaaattttctattgaaatataaaattttgacaaagttttctatggcaataaaatttttgtagatagtTTTTATTTTGGCTCGTGCAGCAattgtgatttttctgtgattggggaatatctggggggcctatatatatatataactatagatcgatacgggccaattttgacatggttgttatcggccatatactaacaccacgtaccaaatttcatttagatcggatgaattttgctcctccaagaggctccggaggtcaaaccgatatggaccaatgcacggttattagataccacatactaacgccatgtaccaaattttagccagatcagatgaaacaggcttctcttcgaggctccgcaagccaaatctggaggtccgtttatatgggggctatacgtaaaagtggaccgatatggcccgtttgcaataccatccgaccaacatcaaaaacaactacttgtgccaagtttaaagtcgatagattgtgtcgttcggaagttagcatgatttcaacagagggacggacatggttagatcgactgagaatttcaccacgcccccggagtatatatactttatggggttttagagaaatttttctatgtgttacaaacggaatgacaaagttaatataaccctcatcctatggtggagggtataaaaatattttaatttgtattataACTGCTATAAGAATctagataatttttatacccactacttagaatggtgatggggggtataataaatttgtcattccgtgggtaacacatcgaaatatcgatttccgtctatataaagtatatatattcttgatcagggaggaattctaagacgatataagcatgtccgtctgtctgtctgttgtaatcacgctacagccttcaataatggcgcctgcaatttgacacagattcgttttttttgtttgcaggcaggccaagtttgaaaatgggctatatcgttccaagttttgatatagtccccatataaaccgatttcccgatttggggtcttgggcttataaaaaccgtagtttttatccaatatgcctaaaacctagaggtacttgaggaccataaaaaggtatgccgaaaatggtgcccatcggtccatgttttggtatagcccccatatagaccgatctcccgattttgcttcttgggcgtctagaaactgtatttgaaattgaaaatctagaggtattttaggaccataaagaggtgtgtcgaaaatggtccgtatcggtccatggtttggtataggccccatatagaccgatctcccgattttgcttcttagacgtctagaaactgtattttctctccgatttgcctgaaattgaaaatctggaggtattttatgaccataaagaggtgtgtcgaaagtggtccgtatcggtcaatgttttggtatagtcgccatataaaccgatctcccgatttttattcttgggcttatataaagtgtatttattacccgatttgcctgaaattggaaatttagaggtattttgggtgccgatccccagattttgctggcggagcatcaaagagaagcaaagttcatccgatctgcctgaaatttagtacataatgttggtatatggtctctaacaaccatgcaaaaattagtccacatcggtccataattatatatagcccccatattaaacgttctccagatttgacctccggagcctcttggaggagcaaaattcatccgatccggttcaaatttgtataccataccaaaattggtccatatgggtctatagttatatatatccgatctCCAAtccaacaaaaattggtccatatcggtcataatcatgattgccactcgagccaaaaataatttaccaaaattttatttctacagaaaattttgtcaaaattttatttctatagaaaattttgttaaaattttattcggttcataatcaaattttcatcattgtcgaaattttatttctatagaaaattgtgttaaaattttattcggttcacaattatggttgccactcgagccaaaaataatctaccaaaattttatttctataaaaaattttgttaaaattttattactatagaaaatttttgttaaaattttatttctatagaaaatcttgtcaaaattttatttccatagaaaatttagtcaaaattttatttctatagaaaattttgttaaaattttatttctatagaaaagtgtgttaaaattttatttctgtagaaaattttgtcaaaattttctttctatagaaaattttgtgaaaattatatttctatagaaaattttgttaaaattttatttctatagaaaattttgtcaaaattttatgtctatagaaaattttgccaaattaaattatatacgtatttgaccgatcttttttgatttaatataaccacgtatggacttacatacaatttagaagacggtgttaggaggttttaagataccttgccatcggcaagcgttaccgcaacttaagtaattcgattgtggatggcaatgtttagaagaagtttctacgcaatccatagtggagggtacataagcttcggccttgccgaacttacggccatatatacttgttttttgttttatttgtacctATCATCCCCCATTCTTCCTATGTGGTGGTTTAGGATGCTGTGTCAATACTTATGTGCGTTACTGTATGTATTTATTTctctcgattttttttttgtcattgagGTCTAAGATTTCGATTTCCAAATATATTTACCTCTGTTGGGGGTCCCTTATATGACTCAGCCAATTGTTCAATTTCTTCTTTTCTATTCTTCAATACAACATCATCTGGACGTAAATTGCAAGCAGTATTTATGGTGGCTAGTGCATCCTTAGGCCGATctatagaagaagaagaaaatttaaaaaaaattaaaatgaataaaaaaacaaccccgCATCAATTATCCATAGCAACTTACTttgttttagcaaattttctgcaTACAGAGCATGAATTGTTTCCGAACCAAAATCCAATATTTTCGCATAATTTGTAGATTCATAAGATTGTATGGCATTATACATCCAATAGGCTGCATGATAATAACCTTCTATATCGTACAAATATTTACCAATATAATATTGATCAATGGGTTTAAGTTTGGTCCTGGAAgatatcaaaattgtatatcacaAAACGTTTCCTAAATTATCGTTCGAAATACCTACTCATATTGTTTGCCAAATAAAATTCCCTTGGACATATCTTCAGCTTGCATGTCATAGGTCATCTGAAGACGTACAATGGCTTGTGAAGCTTCGGCAATGTCTTTTGCTGTTGGCATTTCAGGGCGATAGCTTTGCAAAATCTCAATATAAGCTGTGAATGGAATATGTGAAAATATGCGAAATTCTATTTGAAGTTTAAGGCATACCTTCACCGGTGGGCTTTCCGAGATACTTTTCAATATTGTACCAATCATAATGCATACGGCGAATTAACGAATATCCATTTAATGGATTATAAAGATATTTTTCGGGATTTTGTACACCCTTCTGATTTTCCTCCCGTAGGTCAATTATCAATCTaaagaaagaaacaaattttttaaattagtttGCGGTTTCGTCgctgattaatttttattgaacatttgttTCTCATTAAGTTCCCAACAGACTTATCTGTTATGGTTTGAAAGTTAAACCCTTGCTCTTCATGAATATGGGGGGAAGTCagtcaaaaacaagtaagg contains these protein-coding regions:
- the LOC142222545 gene encoding prolyl 4-hydroxylase subunit alpha-2-like, which translates into the protein MNRISNMSPLRHFSVNLVPLTILIAILAIVVVQCQEVQEKSFSTSVAGMEQLLITEKLMIDTIDKYADELQAKVDSLKKLIIDLREENQKGVQNPEKYLYNPLNGYSLIRRMHYDWYNIEKYLGKPTGEAYIEILQSYRPEMPTAKDIAEASQAIVRLQMTYDMQAEDMSKGILFGKQYETKLKPIDQYYIGKYLYDIEGYYHAAYWMYNAIQSYESTNYAKILDFGSETIHALYAENLLKQNRPKDALATINTACNLRPDDVVLKNRKEEIEQLAESYKGPPTEYSKTIPTTYELGCRGAFANKPSRMHCVYNTTTSAFLRLAPLKMEIIHLDPYMVIYHDVMSDNEIKELQTMAKPNLKRATVYSQSEARSQVVERRTSKFSWFQDNTSNTTLRINQRIKDMTGFDIQGSEMIQVMNYGLGGHYDTHYDFFNVSDTAEVVRLQGDRISTVLFYMTDVEQGGATVFPNIQTALFPQKGSAVVWYNLNNELKGDWKTLHAACPVIVGSKWVCNKWIRAKAQVFTRPCYI